In Levilactobacillus brevis, the genomic window GACGCAAGGCCAATACGACACCGGACACCACCAACAGGATGGCGTTTAAGCTCATCACGGCAAGACCACCCAGACTGGTAATCCGCACGATGCCCTTAACCCCTTTGATGGAGACCCAAGTCACCAGAATCATCCAGAGACAGGACAGAATCCCAATCACCTGCGTCGCGTTCAGCCCGGCAATCGCGAACTTCTGGGTCTGGTCCGTCCCGAAGAACAGCGTGGTAAATGGAATCCACACCTTGGCTGACGTTGAGACCAGCCAGATGATGTAGGACGCAAACCACATGAAGGTTCCGATGAACGCAAACCGGGGGTTCACGCTCACTTCCATCCACTGGTACATCCCACTTCCCTCATCTGATTTAATTGCCGCCCCGTATTCCGCCATCATCAAGGCAAATGGAATAAAGAACAGAACCGCCGCTGCTAAGTAAAATAGGATGGATGAGTATCCCATCAAGAAATAAGCCACCGTACTATTCGCAAAGCCAAATACAGTGGTAAAAATCATCATGACTAACGCCATTAACGTGATTTTATTGTTATTTTCCGCCATTATATTTCTCCCCAAACCTTTTAAACTGCCCAATTGAAGGCGCTTTATCAGTTTATCTGAGGAACCATACAATCCCCTGTTAATTCAGTAACAACCCGCTTAGATTTTCGTGTGATAATTCAACTTTTTCTCATGCAAATTATTTGCTGTTCCATTAGTGGCGCGGGCTCTAACGGCTAATATCCACTATAATATGGTCGTCGCGTACTGACCGCCTAACCGTTAAATTTGGTCTGGAACGCGGCGAGCAGAACCGGGACTTGTTCGCGAACTTTCAACCTTAGTCCCTAACAAAAAGGCGTGGCCCGCAGACCACACCCGTATTATTTGATTAGAGCTTAGACGTTAATTTCACGTCTGGATACTTATCTTGGAACCAGCGTTCTGCGAAATGATTCTCAAACAGGAACAGCGGATCGCCGTGGTTATCCTTGACCAATAGGTTCCGTGACGAAGACATCCGCTCGTCCAGTTGATCGGGATCAATCCAGCGCGCCGTCTTCTTGCCCATCGGTTCCATGATGACTTCCGAATTGTATTCGTTTTGCATCCGGAATTGGAAGACTTCGAACTGCAGTTGCCCCACGGCACCTAAGATGTAATCGCCGGTCGAGTAGGACGTGTACAGTTGCACGGCCCCCTCTTGGACCAGTTGATTGATCCCCTTGTGGAAGGACTTCTGCTTCATTACGTTCTTGGCTGCTACCCGCACGAAGAGTTCCGGCGTAAATTGCGGTAATTTTTCAAACTTGACGGCTTGCTTCCCGGTATAAATGGTATCGCCGATCTGGAAGTTCCCCGTATCGTACAACCCAATGATGTCACCAGCCACGGCCTTCTCCACGTTTTCTCGCGTATCGGCCATGAACTCCGTCACGTTGGACAGCCGGAGCTTCTTGCCGGTCCGTTCCTGCGTGACGTCCATCCCCCGGTCGAATTCTCCGGAGCAGACCCGCACGAAGGCGATCCGGTCCCGGTGCTTGGGGTTCATGTTGGCTTGAATCTTGAAGACAAAGCCCGAGAATTCGGGATCGGTCGGCGCCACGTCCGTATCTTCCTGCGTGTGGTGCGCGGCCGGTTGTGGGGCATATTCCAGATAAGTCTCCAGGAACGTCTTCAC contains:
- a CDS encoding peptide chain release factor 3; the protein is MSENKLASAVDKRRTFAIISHPDAGKTTITEQLLLFGGVVREAGTVKGKKSGNFAKSDWMEIEQKRGISVTSSVMQFDYQGKRINILDTPGHEDFSEDTYRTLMAVDSAVMVIDSAKGIEPQTKKLFQICKMRGIPIFTFMNKLDRDGRDPLDLIAELEDVLGIEGYPMNWPIGMGKELKGLYDRYHHRVALFRPKDADHQYLPLDDDGELVTHNDLEEDGWYQDARDNMALISEAGNQFDEAKIASGDQTPVFFGSALANFGVKTFLETYLEYAPQPAAHHTQEDTDVAPTDPEFSGFVFKIQANMNPKHRDRIAFVRVCSGEFDRGMDVTQERTGKKLRLSNVTEFMADTRENVEKAVAGDIIGLYDTGNFQIGDTIYTGKQAVKFEKLPQFTPELFVRVAAKNVMKQKSFHKGINQLVQEGAVQLYTSYSTGDYILGAVGQLQFEVFQFRMQNEYNSEVIMEPMGKKTARWIDPDQLDERMSSSRNLLVKDNHGDPLFLFENHFAERWFQDKYPDVKLTSKL